Proteins co-encoded in one Callospermophilus lateralis isolate mCalLat2 chromosome 2, mCalLat2.hap1, whole genome shotgun sequence genomic window:
- the Zbtb34 gene encoding zinc finger and BTB domain-containing protein 34 isoform X2 — protein sequence MSVEMDSSSFIQFDVPEYSSTVLSQLNELRLQGKLCDIIVHIQGQPFRAHKAVLAASSPYFRDHSALSTMSGLSISVIKNPNVFEQLLSFCYTGRMSLQLKDVVSFLTAASFLQMQCVIDKCTQILESIHSKISVGDVDSVTVGAEENPESRNGVKDGSFFTNPVEISPPYCPQVRQPAVSSDLRMETTPSKALRSRLQEEGHSDRGSSGSVSEYEIQIEGDHEQGDLLVRESQITEVKVKMEKSDRPSCSDSSSLGDDGYHTEMVDGEQVVAVNVGSYGSVLQHAYSYSQAASQPTSVSEAFGSLSNSSPSRSMLSCFRGGRARQKRALSVHLHSDLQGMVQGSDSEAVMSNPGYESSPRERSARGHWYPYNERLICIYCGKSFNQKGSLDRHMRLHMGITPFVCKFCGKKYTRKDQLEYHIRGHTDDKPFRCEICGKCFPFQGTLNQHLRKNHPGVAEVRSRLESPERTDVYVEQKLESDASASEMALDSRMEIHTVSDAPD from the coding sequence ATGTCGGTAGAAATGGACAGCAGCAGTTTTATTCAGTTTGATGTGCCCGAGTACAGCAGCACCGTTCTGAGCCAGCTAAATGAACTCCGCCTGCAAGGGAAACTATGTGACATCATTGTCCATATTCAGGGTCAGCCATTCCGAGCCCATAAAGCAGTTCTTGCTGCCAGTTCTCCATATTTCCGGGACCATTCAGCATTAAGTACCATGAGTGGCTTGTCAATATCGGTGATTAAAAACCCCAACGTGTTTGAACAGTTGCTTTCCTTTTGTTACACTGGAAGAATGTCCTTGCAGCTGAAGGATGTTGTCAGTTTTCTGACAGCAGCTAGCTTTCTTCAGATGCAGTGTGTCATTGACAAGTGCACGCAGATCCTAGAGAGCATCCATTcaaaaataagtgttggagaTGTCGACTCTGTCACTGTCGGTGCTGAGGAAAATCCCGAGAGCCGTAATGGAGTGAAAGACGGCAGCTTCTTCACCAACCCTGTTGAGATCTCCCCTCCATACTGCCCTCAGGTACGGCAGCCCGCTGTGAGCAGTGATCTCCGGATGGAGACAACTCCCAGCAAAGCTTTGCGCAGCCGCTTACAGGAGGAGGGGCATTCAGACAGGGGGAGCAGTGGGAGTGTGTCTGAGTATGAGATTCAGATCGAGGGTGACCACGAGCAAGGGGACCTCTTGGTGAGGGAAAGCCAGATCACTGAGGTTAAAGTGAAGATGGAAAAGTCTGACCGACCCAGCTGTTCTGACAGCTCCTCCCTAGGTGATGACGGGTACCACACCGAAATGGTTGATGGGGAACAAGTTGTGGCAGTGAATGTGGGCTCCTATGGCTCTGTGCTCCAGCATGCATATTCCTATTCCCAAGCAGCCTCACAGCCAACCAGTGTTTCAGAAGCTTTTGGAAGTCTGAGTAATTCCAGCCCATCCAGGTCCATGCTGAGCTGTTTCCGAGGAGGGCGTGCCCGCCAGAAGCGGGCTCTGTCCGTCCACCTGCACAGTGACCTGCAGGGCATGGTACAGGGATCTGACAGTGAAGCTGTGATGAGCAACCCTGGGTATGAGAGCAGTCCCCGGGAGAGGAGTGCAAGAGGTCACTGGTACCCATACAATGAGAGGTTGATTTGTATTTACTGTGGGAAGTCCTTCAACCAGAAAGGAAGCCTTGACAGGCACATGCGCCTCCATATGGGAATCACCCCCTTTGTGTGCAAGTTCTGTGGGAAGAAGTACACACGGAAGGACCAACTGGAGTACCACATTCGGGGCCACACTGATGACAAACCATTCCGCTGTGAGATCTGTGGGAAGTGCTTTCCATTCCAAGGTACCCTCAACCAGCACCTGAGGAAAAACCACCCAGGCGTTGCCGAAGTCAGGAGTCGTCTAGAGTCCCCTGAGAGAACAGATGTGTATGTGGAACAGAAACTAGAAAGTGACGCATCAGCCTCAGAGATGGCCCTAGATTCCCGGATGGAAATTCATACAGTGTCAGATGCTCCTGATTAA
- the Zbtb34 gene encoding zinc finger and BTB domain-containing protein 34 isoform X1 — translation MENLMEECNSRLRFMSVEMDSSSFIQFDVPEYSSTVLSQLNELRLQGKLCDIIVHIQGQPFRAHKAVLAASSPYFRDHSALSTMSGLSISVIKNPNVFEQLLSFCYTGRMSLQLKDVVSFLTAASFLQMQCVIDKCTQILESIHSKISVGDVDSVTVGAEENPESRNGVKDGSFFTNPVEISPPYCPQVRQPAVSSDLRMETTPSKALRSRLQEEGHSDRGSSGSVSEYEIQIEGDHEQGDLLVRESQITEVKVKMEKSDRPSCSDSSSLGDDGYHTEMVDGEQVVAVNVGSYGSVLQHAYSYSQAASQPTSVSEAFGSLSNSSPSRSMLSCFRGGRARQKRALSVHLHSDLQGMVQGSDSEAVMSNPGYESSPRERSARGHWYPYNERLICIYCGKSFNQKGSLDRHMRLHMGITPFVCKFCGKKYTRKDQLEYHIRGHTDDKPFRCEICGKCFPFQGTLNQHLRKNHPGVAEVRSRLESPERTDVYVEQKLESDASASEMALDSRMEIHTVSDAPD, via the coding sequence ATTGCGCTTCATGTCGGTAGAAATGGACAGCAGCAGTTTTATTCAGTTTGATGTGCCCGAGTACAGCAGCACCGTTCTGAGCCAGCTAAATGAACTCCGCCTGCAAGGGAAACTATGTGACATCATTGTCCATATTCAGGGTCAGCCATTCCGAGCCCATAAAGCAGTTCTTGCTGCCAGTTCTCCATATTTCCGGGACCATTCAGCATTAAGTACCATGAGTGGCTTGTCAATATCGGTGATTAAAAACCCCAACGTGTTTGAACAGTTGCTTTCCTTTTGTTACACTGGAAGAATGTCCTTGCAGCTGAAGGATGTTGTCAGTTTTCTGACAGCAGCTAGCTTTCTTCAGATGCAGTGTGTCATTGACAAGTGCACGCAGATCCTAGAGAGCATCCATTcaaaaataagtgttggagaTGTCGACTCTGTCACTGTCGGTGCTGAGGAAAATCCCGAGAGCCGTAATGGAGTGAAAGACGGCAGCTTCTTCACCAACCCTGTTGAGATCTCCCCTCCATACTGCCCTCAGGTACGGCAGCCCGCTGTGAGCAGTGATCTCCGGATGGAGACAACTCCCAGCAAAGCTTTGCGCAGCCGCTTACAGGAGGAGGGGCATTCAGACAGGGGGAGCAGTGGGAGTGTGTCTGAGTATGAGATTCAGATCGAGGGTGACCACGAGCAAGGGGACCTCTTGGTGAGGGAAAGCCAGATCACTGAGGTTAAAGTGAAGATGGAAAAGTCTGACCGACCCAGCTGTTCTGACAGCTCCTCCCTAGGTGATGACGGGTACCACACCGAAATGGTTGATGGGGAACAAGTTGTGGCAGTGAATGTGGGCTCCTATGGCTCTGTGCTCCAGCATGCATATTCCTATTCCCAAGCAGCCTCACAGCCAACCAGTGTTTCAGAAGCTTTTGGAAGTCTGAGTAATTCCAGCCCATCCAGGTCCATGCTGAGCTGTTTCCGAGGAGGGCGTGCCCGCCAGAAGCGGGCTCTGTCCGTCCACCTGCACAGTGACCTGCAGGGCATGGTACAGGGATCTGACAGTGAAGCTGTGATGAGCAACCCTGGGTATGAGAGCAGTCCCCGGGAGAGGAGTGCAAGAGGTCACTGGTACCCATACAATGAGAGGTTGATTTGTATTTACTGTGGGAAGTCCTTCAACCAGAAAGGAAGCCTTGACAGGCACATGCGCCTCCATATGGGAATCACCCCCTTTGTGTGCAAGTTCTGTGGGAAGAAGTACACACGGAAGGACCAACTGGAGTACCACATTCGGGGCCACACTGATGACAAACCATTCCGCTGTGAGATCTGTGGGAAGTGCTTTCCATTCCAAGGTACCCTCAACCAGCACCTGAGGAAAAACCACCCAGGCGTTGCCGAAGTCAGGAGTCGTCTAGAGTCCCCTGAGAGAACAGATGTGTATGTGGAACAGAAACTAGAAAGTGACGCATCAGCCTCAGAGATGGCCCTAGATTCCCGGATGGAAATTCATACAGTGTCAGATGCTCCTGATTAA